Genomic DNA from Salvia miltiorrhiza cultivar Shanhuang (shh) chromosome 1, IMPLAD_Smil_shh, whole genome shotgun sequence:
CAGTGGCGGCATGTACATGCTGGCAGTGTAGGTTGAGTTTGTTGCACCCACGTTCGTCACTGTTCTAGTGAAGGTTCCTATGATCTGCTGCCCGTCTTCCACGTAGAGTGAGAATGACGGGTAGTTAAGATCCCACGCCCTTCCAGGGGTCGTGCTGGTGCAGGTGCTGTTGTCTCCTGTGACTAGTCTTAGTGTGGTAGTGTTGTAGCCCTGCTTGCAGAGGAAGTTGATGTAATCTGCTTCGGATGCGTTGAAGACTAGCCCCGGATCCAATGTCGCGTTAGGGTTTATGTGTCCGGAGCCGTAGGCAAATTCAAGGCTAGTCTCGAGTCTTGGATCCATAACGTAAGCTGGTTTTTATCATCAAGAAACAATATTAGAAATCAGAAATCATTGTACCATTATCTAATCCCTCAGTCCCCCAATAAGTATCatatttaaaaatgaaatgTGTCCCCGAATAAGTATCCCACTTCAGAATTCCATGGTAAAATGATGCAAAACTTCCCACTTCGATATTTTACCAACTTATAATCATTACAAATTCTTTACTATTTCAATTTTCTTTAGGTGCACAAAGAGTAAAATTACCCACTTTCTTGATATGAGTTTTTCGACAACAATGGACACTTATTTAAGTACGGGGGGAGTACTCATTATAAATCCGTGTGCTAACTTACCTGTTGTCATGATTGCAGACTTGATGGAAGCAGGAGACCAATCAGGATGTGCTGCTTTAACATAGGCTGCAGTGGCACTCGCGTGGGGGCATGCCATGGACGTACCCGAGACTAGTTTGAAGTAGACGCTTCTGGTGTCTCCGTCGTACATTGAAGGTGAAGCAAGTGGGGACCACCCGGCGAGGATGTTCACACCGGGGCCAGTAACATCAGGCTAGATAAATTGTGACATGGTAATTCTAGTAAGTATAGTTAGACAGAAAATGTATATGCAGATGAAGAAGTTTTGAAATAGATGATGGATGCTTCACCTTCAAAATATCTGGGCTAATAGGGCTAGGTCCTCTTGAAGAAAACGAAACCACCCTTGGAGCAACAGCATCTTTCCAGGTCTCCCCAACCAGGATGGTCGCCACGGGGTTTCTGAAAATAGTTAAAAACTTGAAGATGCGAGCTAAGAGTAGTATGGACGAGCCTTGAGATGAAGCTAAGTTTTGTCTTACATAGTGGATCTTATGTAGGCCATAACCTTCTTGGCGTCTTCTGGGCTTATCAGTGTTGCTGGTAACGGATAGGTGAAGGCGTAGTCAGGATTGATCTCATCCTGACCCACTATAACACTTCCAACGCCATTGGACAGAAGAATGGTGGAGCCATCCTGCCGGTAACCTTCACACATCACTATCTTCCCCGGTATCATGGCATGATTCATCGCTTCTTCATCACATGTTGAAGCATAAGCTGGACTATAACCAAAGGTATAGTTCACAGCATCTCCTCCCCACATCAAAGGATAGGATGTTCCATTGAGATCAAAGCTATTAACCGCGATTCCCTTCATGTCAGACacaaattaattagtaaaacaTAAGGTAACGTGAAAGATTATAATCTCAAGTAGTGAGAATAGTTGACATACTGTCAAGGTTTCTCCATTGCCAAGTACTAAGTTAGAAATAAATTTTCTGTCAATGGTGCTTGCAGCAACAGTGAGTATCCAAGGTGCGTAGTTGGAGAGTGAAACAGGATCAGGGCCTGCGTTTCCAGCTGAACACGAGGTCAAGATCCCATTTCTCATGGCGTGGAAAGTTCCGATTGCTATGGAGTCTTCAAAGTAATCAGAAATCCCAGTATAGCCCAAGGAAACTGATAGCACATCAACTCCATCTGCAATTGCATCGTCAAAGGCTTTCAGGATGTCTGCATCGCCACAGTCACTCACCCAGCAGACTTTGTACACTGCTATTCTTGCATTTGGAACTCCTCCCCTTGCTAGGCCCTCTGCTAATCCGAGAAAGCTCGTTCCAGCTAACTCATTACCAGCAGCTGTTGAGGCCGTGTGGGTGCCGTGCCCTAGAGTGTCTCTTGGGGATGGGATGTCACCATCTTCATAGTTATCTTCACTGTTGTAGTAGCGCGCACCAATGAGCTTGCTGTGATGAAATAAAACAAGATTTTTCACATAATTAGTAATATACATGCAGAGGACTATTCTTTGATCAAAAGAAAGGTATGGAGGATGCACACTTGTTGCAGGTGAAATTTTTTGTTTGGCACGTTCCTTTCCACTTAGCTGGTGGAGGGCCATACCCTGTGTCGTTGAAGCTAGGATGCTCCGGCCAGGCTCCTACAGAGATAAAGCAAATGTAAGGCATCAGAGAACGCAATGATTTTAGTATAGCTAACTAACTCTATACATTTATCATTCACCGGTGTCTATGAATCCAATGATGATATTTCCTTCCTGGCCAGGTCCAAGTTCGCCTTTGCTGAATCCCATGAAGTCCCATGATCGCGTCGTGTGAAGGTTTAGCTTGCGATTTTGGAATACAGAGACCACTCCCTCCATCTCTGGCACCAGATATACACATGTAAGTAAGTACACTCCACTTCATTCTTTTTCAAGAAAACGTGTTGCTCTAATGTAGTCTTACCTGCAATGGTTGTAGCTTCTTCCTCACTAAGCTTGGCTGCAAATCCATTGAAACTTCTTCCATAACTGTGGACAAGTGAATCCTTTGCTGATGAAGCACTGCAAAGAAATCACAAGAACCAAAAGATTGTTAATCAttcatatctatatatatgtaatgcTCCAAAGGTAAATGCTACTCAAGAAGAATTAATGAGACCTTCCTAGTACACTCTGCAGTATGGTATGATGCGTGGATGCAACGGATGCATCGTCTTGAGGCCGATCCCCCATGTACACGACGTGTAGCTATGCAATGCATGTGTTTAAGGGAAATCAATATTAAAGTAGGCAGCAGAGATGAGAAAGAAGCAACAAGTAGGTAATTTAACATACCTTCCGCTCATCACAGTGGCAGTTGAGCACCAGGGCCGCAAGCAGCAACATGTACAAAACTGTTGAATTCGCCATTATGCTTGGATTCCGAGGTAATGCAATGTAGTTAGAGTATCTAAGATACAAGTGTTTATATACTTTAGCTTGAGAATGGCTATCTCcgcttatcattgttgtgttgCAAAATCTAGTTAGTTTGCTGGCTGCTAATGTCGTTTATGAGGAAGAAAAGACAGAATTGCATTATGTTGTAAGTAGTTGTGCATTGTTAAACTATTTGTTGATTTGGCAGTTTGATGAACATCAACATCTTAGGCGGCAAACATGTCCAAATATGGGGATAGTCTTTTAGCTTAGTTTTTCCAAAAGAGCGGCATGGATTCCTTGTTTCTAACAAAATTTAGTTCATATTTTAGCGTTGTCGATGCTAATCAGATTGCATTGTTTATGAATACTGTTGATGTTGTGAAAATGGGAAATGAAACGTCATTTTGTGATTGATATTTGTGTGCTTGAAGAACTTATTACTAAGAAAGAGCGATAGATAATGtttacaataaataaaattaaaaaaaatatataataaattcatAAACAACGTATGTATGTATTACAAACATATCAAATATATTGCCTTCGATAAAACTATTGAAGCTTGAATTGAAATCTAAGGACATCTGCAACAATTTGCACTATTATACGACAACTTAAACATTAAATTAGCTCACAATATCAACTCAATCTTTAATAATCTGCTTATCATACAACAAAAAGGAATATTTCAGAATATACCCCCTTATCCAAATATTATGCAAAAGAAATTAAGTGTTACCtcttgaaaattttggatcgCCAATAGCCtaatatttgacaaaataaattaagtttTAACGGTAAAAAATCAAATTGAGTACTTTTGTAACCACAACTTCCATCACCTACAGGaattacaatacaaataaaaaatctatataataaattttgaaatttgatcATTTccataattactaattaatcatGTAATcacataacaaaaaaaaaaaaaaaaactaacagcAGCTTACGATTTACTATAATTTAATTTGAGTAGGTCGAGATGAAAATTTCCAATCGTTGTCTATAGATAATTTAACTATTGTAGAAGTTGAAAAACAAACTACCACTCCCTAACTCCAGCGAAGTTTGAACAATTTTcttttggcacaaattttaaagagttactccctctgtctaTCAATTCGTGTcttaatttatcattttggtCAGTCTATTAATTCGTGACATaaccaattaattaatatattgactTTTACTAATTGTGAGTTCTCTTttccactcaacaaataaataatattacaatttttcttaaaattcgtatctTTTACTAATGATTCATGTCAACTCTGGCCATGAATTGAATAA
This window encodes:
- the LOC131026590 gene encoding subtilisin-like protease SBT4.3; the encoded protein is MISGDSHSQAKVYKHLYLRYSNYIALPRNPSIMANSTVLYMLLLAALVLNCHCDERKLHVVYMGDRPQDDASVASTHHTILQSVLGSASSAKDSLVHSYGRSFNGFAAKLSEEEATTIAEMEGVVSVFQNRKLNLHTTRSWDFMGFSKGELGPGQEGNIIIGFIDTGAWPEHPSFNDTGYGPPPAKWKGTCQTKNFTCNNKLIGARYYNSEDNYEDGDIPSPRDTLGHGTHTASTAAGNELAGTSFLGLAEGLARGGVPNARIAVYKVCWVSDCGDADILKAFDDAIADGVDVLSVSLGYTGISDYFEDSIAIGTFHAMRNGILTSCSAGNAGPDPVSLSNYAPWILTVAASTIDRKFISNLVLGNGETLTGIAVNSFDLNGTSYPLMWGGDAVNYTFGYSPAYASTCDEEAMNHAMIPGKIVMCEGYRQDGSTILLSNGVGSVIVGQDEINPDYAFTYPLPATLISPEDAKKVMAYIRSTINPVATILVGETWKDAVAPRVVSFSSRGPSPISPDILKPDVTGPGVNILAGWSPLASPSMYDGDTRSVYFKLVSGTSMACPHASATAAYVKAAHPDWSPASIKSAIMTTAYVMDPRLETSLEFAYGSGHINPNATLDPGLVFNASEADYINFLCKQGYNTTTLRLVTGDNSTCTSTTPGRAWDLNYPSFSLYVEDGQQIIGTFTRTVTNVGATNSTYTASMYMPPLINVKVEPSVLTFSSTEETQTFTVTVTGPAITQQPIMSGAIMWSDGIHSVRTPLVVYNYYPGAPYTTDFENSITMEEKRDKLKGSFKHHRNGML